The Heyndrickxia acidicola sequence GTAAAAATAAATTTACCGAATAAAAAGGATAAAACACCTAAGGCAGCCACACTTAAAACCATTGTGGCTTTGGATGGTTTTTCTTCAGAAATCTTATCATCCTCCAAAGGGTCCACATTAAAACGCTCGCTTGAGAAATTTAAATGCTGAGAACCATTGGCGCTAGCCTCTATAATGGCTATAATTCCACGAAGGAAAGGAACCTTTTTCAGTTTCTGCAGGACAGGATAAGATTTTCTGGGCAAATAAAAATAATCAATCGATTGATCTTTTCGTCGGATTGCTGTAACCGTTTGGCTTTTGCCGCCAAACATAACACCCTCGACTACCGCCTGGCCGCCATATGCGGGAACTTGAGATTTTTTCATATATTTAGCACCAACCTAATTAGTTTAAGAATCCTTCTTACCGAGTCGTTTAACATTACGCGGTTTGTAAAAAATTCGATAATTCTATTTTACTAAAAAATAAAAAAAACGACTAGACCTAATATAGATGGTTAGCATAAGGAAAAGAACAATATTTTGAGGTGAAATTCATGGATGAGAATATGATACAAGAGAATGAACATTCCATTTCTTTTATGCAGCTGGTAGTGGTTACAGGTTTTGTGGGCGGAATTATGTGGAGTTTAATTGCTTATTTAGCCTACTTTTTTCAATTTACAAAAATTGAACCTAATATCTTATTAGAACCGTTTACAGTAGGAAACTGGAAAGAAACCTGGATAGGAATTGTGATCACTATTTTTGTTTATGGCATTCTTTCCATTGGAGTTGCATTTCTTTACTTTTTGATTTTGAGAAAGCTGTACTCTATGTGGGTAGGGGTCTTTTATGGAGTTGCTCTGTTTTTAATTGTGTTTTTTATTTTAAATCCAATATTTCCAAGTATGAAGCCCTTTTTCAGGATAGATTCAAATACCATTATTACGAGTGTTTGCATTTATGTTTTATATGGTGTTTTTATCGGGTATTCCATTTCATTCGAACAAAGCAATATAGTCCATCGGAAAAGGCAGAAGGAAAAAAATCGGATGTGAAAGAAGACAGTCTTCATTGAACAAGGTTCTTTATATGGATTTAACACTCTTGAAAAAATAACAATTTATGTGAAAACAGCCTTGAACAAAAGCAGCAATTGCTTAAGTTCATTTAGTCATCTGGATCCCCTTCAGATCTACAACGTATTGGGCACAAATATCAGCAGCACCGTTTATGGAAGTTTTCCAATATATATGATAAGCTTATGAATGAATCTTTTATAAAATAAGGTGTTGCAATGAAAAAATTTCTAGTTTTAAATGGCCCAAATTTAAATATGCTAGGGAAGCGGGAGCCAAAGATATATGGCAAACAATCCCTTGAAGTCCTGGAAGAAAACTTGAAAAAGCTGGAGAACAGCTTCCAGGTTGTAATTGATCCCTTTCAATCCAATCATGAGGGTGTTTTAATTGACAAATTGCATAGCGCAATGAACGAATATGACGGAATTATCCTGAATCCGGGGGCTTTTACCCATTACAGCTATGCAATCAGAGATGCGATAGCAAGCATTGATGTACCTGTCATTGAAGTACATATTTCAAATGTCCACGCCAGGGAAGAGTTTCGTCATAAATCTGTTACTGCACCGGTTACAGCAGGTCAAATAGTTGGGTTTGGCCTTTTTGGATATGAGCTTGCTGTTAAGGCGCTGGCAGAATACATAAATAGGGGAGAATAGTATGGGAAAACTAGCTAAACTGAGAGAGCAATTTTCCAAGAATAGCATTGATGGAATGCTTGTTACAAGTACGTATAACCGCCGTTATATCACAAACTTTACAGGGACGGCAGGAGCTGCTTTAATTTCAGGGGAGAAAGCGCTTTTTATCACAGACTTCCGCTATGCTGAGCAGGCATCAAAGCAGGCAGAAGGATATGAGATTGTTCAGCACCAAGGTATATTGCTTGATGAGATTGCCGCTCAGGCTGAAAAGCTGGGAATCAAGAAGCTGGGGTTTGAAGAAACGGATGTAACCTATTCAGCGTTTACACAGTATCAAAAAGCCATTAAATCCGAATTAATACCGGTGTCCAATCTTATTGAAAGCCTGCGTCTGATTAAAACGGAGTCTGAAATTAAACTGATAAAAACAGCTGCAGATATTGCAGACGCGGCCTACAAGCATATTTTAGGTTTCATAAAGCCGGGGCTGACAGAACTTGAAGTCTCAAATGAGCTTGAGTTTTTTATGAGAAAAAGCGGTGCATCTTCTTCCTCTTTTAACACGATTGTTGCATCAGGAACAAGGTCAGCATTGCCGCATGGAGTGGCCAGTGAAAAGGTGATTGAAAAAGGAGACTTTGTCACATTGGATTATGGAGCCCTTTATAATGGGTATGTCTCAGATATTACACGTACTGTTGCGGTTGGAGAGCCCTCAGCTAAATTGAAAGAAATTTATGATATTGTCCTTGAATCACAGCTGCTGGCTGTAAACACGCTTAAACCTGGCATGTCAGGCATAGAAGCGGATGCCGTTTCACGAAAATATATTTTAGATCATGGGTACGGTGAATACTTCGGTCACTCCCTTGGCCATGGAATCGGATTGGAGGTTCACGAGGGACCAAGTCTTTCCGTCCGCTCTGAATTTGCCCTAGAGCCCAATATGATTGTAACGATAGAACCAGGCATCTATCTCCCAGGTGTTGGCGGAGTCCGGATTGAGGATGATGCTTTAATTACGGATCAGTCGATTGAACTGCTCACACATTCGACAAAAGAATTGATAATATTATAAAATTCCTCTAATTATGAAGGAAATGGAGTGTTTTTTTAGGGAAATATCTCTAGTTAATGATTTTTATATATATCAAAAGAAGACTTTTATAGTAAAATGTAGATTGGAATATGGGCTTATAATCTGATAAAACAGATGGAGCCCGATTACAGGAGGAAAATTAGCATGATTTCAGTAAACGATTTTCGTACAGGGTTAACAATCGGAGTAGACGGCGCAATCTGGCGTGTTCTTGATTTCCAACACGTTAAGCCTGGTAAAGGAGCCGCGTTCGTACGCTCTAAGCTTAGAAACCTCCGCACA is a genomic window containing:
- a CDS encoding YqhR family membrane protein → MDENMIQENEHSISFMQLVVVTGFVGGIMWSLIAYLAYFFQFTKIEPNILLEPFTVGNWKETWIGIVITIFVYGILSIGVAFLYFLILRKLYSMWVGVFYGVALFLIVFFILNPIFPSMKPFFRIDSNTIITSVCIYVLYGVFIGYSISFEQSNIVHRKRQKEKNRM
- the aroQ gene encoding type II 3-dehydroquinate dehydratase produces the protein MKKFLVLNGPNLNMLGKREPKIYGKQSLEVLEENLKKLENSFQVVIDPFQSNHEGVLIDKLHSAMNEYDGIILNPGAFTHYSYAIRDAIASIDVPVIEVHISNVHAREEFRHKSVTAPVTAGQIVGFGLFGYELAVKALAEYINRGE
- a CDS encoding M24 family metallopeptidase encodes the protein MGKLAKLREQFSKNSIDGMLVTSTYNRRYITNFTGTAGAALISGEKALFITDFRYAEQASKQAEGYEIVQHQGILLDEIAAQAEKLGIKKLGFEETDVTYSAFTQYQKAIKSELIPVSNLIESLRLIKTESEIKLIKTAADIADAAYKHILGFIKPGLTELEVSNELEFFMRKSGASSSSFNTIVASGTRSALPHGVASEKVIEKGDFVTLDYGALYNGYVSDITRTVAVGEPSAKLKEIYDIVLESQLLAVNTLKPGMSGIEADAVSRKYILDHGYGEYFGHSLGHGIGLEVHEGPSLSVRSEFALEPNMIVTIEPGIYLPGVGGVRIEDDALITDQSIELLTHSTKELIIL